Proteins co-encoded in one Ruegeria pomeroyi DSS-3 genomic window:
- a CDS encoding YbaY family lipoprotein, which yields MRAFLGIAALCVAGAVEAGTVSGSAGYRERFALPPGAVLQVELRDISRQDVAAPLLSARRYAMTGVPMDFALDYDDALIDPAMRYAVSARILQDERLLFVTDTVVPVLTGEAGNTADLMLVRVAGEVSALEGRNWALREIEGMPVERPGMPGIAFDAGGRFSGRGGCNRFQGEAEIGAGWINFPDNIGMTMMACSQEAEALDRRFLEALAKVVAFAVEGDALTLAGVEGRVVLRFVDQP from the coding sequence ATGAGAGCTTTTCTGGGAATAGCAGCGCTCTGCGTCGCTGGCGCGGTCGAGGCGGGGACCGTTTCGGGAAGCGCTGGATATCGCGAGCGGTTCGCATTGCCGCCCGGTGCGGTCTTGCAGGTGGAACTGCGCGATATCTCGCGTCAGGACGTGGCGGCGCCGCTCTTGTCGGCACGGCGCTATGCGATGACCGGCGTGCCGATGGATTTTGCGCTGGACTATGACGACGCGCTGATCGACCCGGCGATGCGCTATGCGGTCTCGGCCCGGATATTGCAGGATGAGCGGCTGCTTTTCGTGACCGATACGGTGGTTCCGGTGCTGACGGGCGAGGCGGGGAACACGGCCGATCTGATGCTGGTCCGGGTCGCAGGCGAGGTCTCGGCGCTGGAGGGGCGCAACTGGGCGCTGCGCGAGATCGAAGGGATGCCGGTCGAGCGGCCGGGCATGCCGGGGATCGCGTTTGACGCCGGCGGGCGGTTCTCGGGCCGGGGCGGGTGCAACCGTTTTCAGGGAGAGGCCGAGATCGGGGCGGGGTGGATCAACTTTCCCGACAACATCGGCATGACCATGATGGCCTGTTCCCAGGAGGCCGAGGCACTGGACCGGCGCTTTCTCGAGGCGCTGGCAAAGGTTGTGGCCTTTGCGGTCGAGGGCGATGCGCTGACCCTTGCCGGGGTGGAGGGGCGCGTCGTGCTGCGCTTTGTCGACCAGCCGTGA
- a CDS encoding SLC13 family permease yields the protein MQFLHLTDTAGALVTLAIVLTMFLLFLRESYPTEVVAILGVSAMLVTGVLPYDAALPVLANPAPWTIAAMFIIMGALVRTGALDAFTSIAQRHAQTNARFAIGLLMAFVVIASAFVSNTPVVVVMIPVFVQIARTLNVAASKLLIPLSYAAILGGTLTLIGTSTNLLVDGVARAQGMAAFSIFEVTPLGIAVVAWGMIYLRFVAPRFLPERDSMATLLSDRSKMKFFTEAVIPPDSNLIGREVTGVQLFKRPGVRLIDVIRGDLSLRRNLKGVELQVGDRVVLRTQMTELLSLQRNKELKRVDQVSAVETATVEVLITPGCRMVGRSLGEMRLRRRYGVYVLAVHRRNQNIGRQLDQLVVKVGDTLLLEGAPGDIQRLAADMEMVDVSHPSVRAYRRGHAPIAVVALVGIVALAGLGVAPILLLSVLAVALVLGSRCIDADEAFSFVDGRLLALIFAMLAIGAALESSGAVRLIVEAIAPGLSSLPPFLVIWAIYLLTSVLTELVSNNAVAVVVTPIAIGLAQAMGIDPRPLVVAVMIAASASFATPIGYQTNMLVYGPGGYKFTDFMRVGIPLNLTMGVLVSALIPLIWPL from the coding sequence ATGCAATTCCTCCACCTGACCGATACCGCCGGCGCGCTGGTCACGCTGGCCATCGTGCTGACGATGTTCCTGCTGTTCCTGCGCGAGAGCTATCCGACCGAGGTCGTGGCCATTCTGGGGGTTTCGGCGATGCTGGTCACCGGGGTGCTGCCCTATGACGCCGCGCTGCCGGTGCTGGCCAACCCGGCGCCATGGACCATCGCGGCCATGTTCATCATCATGGGGGCGCTGGTCAGGACGGGGGCACTGGATGCGTTTACCTCGATCGCGCAGCGGCATGCGCAGACCAATGCGCGCTTTGCCATCGGGTTGTTGATGGCCTTTGTGGTGATCGCCTCGGCCTTTGTGTCGAACACGCCGGTTGTGGTGGTCATGATCCCGGTCTTTGTGCAGATCGCGCGCACCCTGAACGTGGCGGCGTCGAAACTGCTGATCCCGCTCAGCTATGCTGCGATCCTGGGCGGTACGCTGACGCTGATCGGCACCTCGACCAACCTGCTGGTCGATGGGGTCGCGCGCGCGCAAGGCATGGCCGCCTTCAGCATTTTCGAGGTCACGCCGCTCGGCATCGCAGTGGTGGCCTGGGGCATGATCTATCTGCGTTTCGTCGCGCCCCGGTTCCTGCCCGAACGTGACAGCATGGCAACCCTGCTCAGCGACCGCTCGAAGATGAAGTTCTTTACCGAGGCGGTGATCCCGCCCGACAGCAACCTGATCGGGCGCGAGGTTACGGGAGTGCAGCTGTTCAAGCGGCCCGGCGTGCGCCTGATCGACGTGATCCGGGGCGATCTGTCGCTGCGCCGCAACCTGAAAGGGGTCGAGTTGCAGGTGGGGGACCGGGTAGTGTTGCGCACCCAGATGACCGAACTCCTCAGCCTGCAGCGCAACAAGGAGCTGAAGCGGGTCGACCAGGTTTCGGCGGTCGAAACCGCCACGGTCGAGGTGCTGATCACCCCCGGTTGCCGCATGGTGGGCCGCTCGCTGGGCGAGATGCGCCTGCGGCGGCGCTATGGCGTCTATGTGCTGGCCGTGCACCGGCGCAACCAGAATATCGGGCGCCAGCTGGACCAGCTGGTCGTCAAGGTGGGCGATACGCTGCTGCTGGAGGGCGCGCCGGGCGATATCCAGCGGCTGGCGGCCGATATGGAGATGGTCGATGTCTCGCATCCCTCGGTGCGGGCCTATCGGCGTGGTCATGCGCCCATCGCCGTTGTGGCGCTGGTGGGGATCGTGGCCCTGGCCGGTCTGGGCGTGGCGCCGATCCTGTTGTTGTCGGTGCTGGCGGTGGCGCTGGTTCTGGGCAGCCGCTGTATCGATGCGGACGAGGCGTTCTCGTTCGTCGATGGGCGGCTTTTGGCGCTGATCTTTGCCATGCTGGCCATCGGGGCGGCGCTGGAAAGCTCGGGCGCGGTGCGCCTGATCGTCGAGGCGATCGCGCCGGGGTTGAGCAGCCTGCCGCCGTTCCTGGTGATCTGGGCGATCTATCTGCTGACCTCGGTGCTGACCGAGCTGGTATCCAACAACGCGGTGGCGGTGGTGGTCACCCCCATCGCCATCGGCCTTGCTCAGGCGATGGGGATCGACCCGCGCCCGCTGGTGGTCGCGGTGATGATCGCGGCCTCGGCCTCGTTTGCGACGCCGATCGGCTATCAGACCAATATGCTGGTCTATGGGCCGGGTGGCTACAAGTTCACCGATTTCATGCGGGTGGGCATTCCGCTGAACCTGACCATGGGGGTGCTGGTCTCGGCACTGATTCCGCTGATTTGGCCGCTGTGA
- a CDS encoding TIGR00282 family metallophosphoesterase, which translates to MKILFLGDVMGRAGRQAVCEHLPRLRAEWKLDFVVVNGENASNGMGLSGEHAKALLDAGADCLTLGDHAFDQKDMLQYIETEPRIIRPINYAKGAPGRGHRLFTAPGGRKVLVAQVLGQVFMKRPYDDPFSAIEPVLKSHPRGGLADAVIVDMHCEATSEKMAMGHYCDGRASLVVGTHTHVPTADAMVMPGGTAYLSDAGMCGDYHSVIGMEKAEPMRRFITGMAKSRFTPALGEATVSGVYVETAPQGGAATRIAMVRVGGQLQQSGP; encoded by the coding sequence ATGAAGATACTGTTTCTTGGCGATGTGATGGGCCGCGCGGGGCGCCAGGCCGTGTGCGAACACCTGCCGCGATTGCGGGCAGAGTGGAAGCTGGATTTCGTGGTGGTCAATGGCGAGAACGCCTCGAACGGCATGGGCCTTTCGGGCGAACATGCCAAGGCGCTGCTGGATGCGGGCGCCGATTGCCTGACGCTGGGCGATCATGCCTTCGACCAGAAGGACATGCTGCAATATATCGAGACCGAGCCGCGCATCATCCGGCCGATCAACTATGCCAAGGGCGCGCCGGGGCGCGGCCACCGGCTGTTCACCGCACCGGGTGGGCGCAAGGTGCTGGTGGCGCAGGTGCTGGGTCAGGTCTTCATGAAACGACCCTATGACGATCCGTTCTCGGCGATCGAGCCGGTGCTGAAATCACATCCGCGTGGCGGTCTGGCCGATGCGGTGATCGTCGACATGCATTGCGAGGCGACCTCGGAAAAGATGGCGATGGGACATTACTGCGACGGGCGCGCCAGCCTGGTGGTGGGTACCCATACCCATGTGCCCACGGCCGATGCGATGGTGATGCCCGGCGGCACCGCCTATCTGAGCGATGCGGGCATGTGCGGCGATTATCATTCGGTGATCGGCATGGAGAAGGCCGAGCCGATGCGCCGGTTCATCACCGGCATGGCCAAGTCGCGGTTCACCCCGGCGCTGGGCGAGGCGACGGTCTCGGGCGTCTATGTCGAGACCGCGCCCCAAGGGGGCGCGGCCACCCGCATCGCCATGGTCCGGGTGGGCGGGCAGTTGCAGCAATCGGGCCCGTGA